Within Romboutsia sp. CE17, the genomic segment AATAGTATAGTAGACATGTAAGCAAAATCATAAACGAAGGGGATGTATATGAATAAAAAGTTGATAATATCAAATAGTTTAACTTTTATATTTGTAGTTGTATTTGTAGTTATATTTAAAAGTATGTTTGGTGAAGAGAATACATTGATAGGTGTGACGACAATAACAGCTACACTAATGTTTTTAGGAAAGGACTTGACTATATCACCAATTAGAAATGCGATAAGATTAATTTTACTTAATTTATTTATAGGTATTTGTGCAATTCTAGCAGTAAAACATATATACTTAGGAATAGTAGTTAACTTTATAGCATTATTTATAGTAAGTTATGCTTTATGTTATAATTTAGAAAGTCCAATGTACTTTCCTTTCACACTTCAATATCTATTTTTACTATCCGCACCAGTAAGTGCTGAACAAATACCAAAAAGGTTAATAGCATTAGTTTTTGGAGCGATATTTATAATATTAATCCAACTAATTGTCAATAAAGATAAAATATCTAAAAGTGGTAATAAAATATTAACAAATGTTTGTGATCTTATTTTAGGTAAAATAGAAAATTTTGAAAATAACTATATAGATGATGAAAATTTAGAGATAGAATCTAAAATAAATGCTTTTAGAAAAATGGTATATGATAAAAGAGAAGTTGATTTTTATTTAACTGAAGAAGGAAGGATAAAACTTAATTTATCAGCAGCATTAGAAAATACATATTATATGATAGGTGCTATTGAAAAATCACCTGATGTATTATTTATATTAAATAATTTAAAAGAATTAATTAATAATACAAAAAATGTTCTTGAAGGCAAAGATATAGATAAGGACTTATGTAAAGAAAAGTATATATTCTTACAAGAATGCGAAGATAGAAATATTAATGAACTGCTAGTATTACAACTTTTAGACAGCATAGTTCTTTTACAAGATACATTGTATGAGTTAAAAAATTTGAAGAAGGAAAACTATAACTTAGTCAAATCAGTAGGAGATATTCCAAGTAATACTAAAGAGAGTTTATTTAAATATGTGGTTGGTGACCATAGATCTCTTAAATATTGCTATGCAATGCGTGTTGCAATAGCAATAAGTATAGGAGGATATATTAAAGATTTGTTTAATATATCAGAAGGCAGATGGATAATGTTTACTATATTATCCTTAGTCAATCCAATATATGAAGTATCTAAAAATAAAACAAAAGATAGAGTATTATCTACTATTATAGGTAGCGTAATAGTACTTGCTTTATTTAGTATTTTTAAAGATACTACAATTAGAAGTATAATATTAATGATAACAGGATATATAAGTGGATATTTAAAACAATACAAATATAGTATTATTTGTGTAACTATATCTGCAGTAGGATCTGCAGCACTTGTAGGAGATGTATCAGGTTTAACTGTTGACAGAATCTTACTTGTTATATTAGGTGCAATAATAGCAATAATAGCTAATAAATTTATATTCCCATATAAGTTACAAGACTCTAATGATGAGTTAGAGGTAATGTATAGTTCAGCTGTTATAGAAATGCTTAAGGAAATACAAAAAGCAGTAGAAGGAATAAAAGAGCCACATATTATGAAGAATCTATTAATAAAAACTTCTTTAATAGAAGAAAGGTTAAAGCTTAATAATCAAATACTTGATATAAGTTCTTATGATAAATTAGTAAAGGAACAAAGGTTTTTGGTTACGAATATATATGAACTTTATATTTGGATAATAAGAGAAAAGGTAAATCCAGAATATATAAAGTATGTTTTAAGAGATATAAAGCAATTAATTGATTACAAAGATGAACCTATAGAAAATAGAATAGATGAAATAAAAAGTCATATAAGAGTAGTAAAAGATTTAAAAACAAAAATAACATTAAGTAGTATAACAATAATATTAAAGGAACTTAAGAAAATATCAGATATGAAAAAATCAATATAAATAAAAGCACCTAACTTAATTTAATAGTTAGGTGCTTTATTTATATTAAGAGAAGAAGGGTTCCTAAAACTATAGATATAAGTCCTAAAAAAGATTTTTTTGTAAGTCTTTCTTTTAAAAATATATAAGAGAATGTTATAGTTACAACTATACTTAATTTATCTATAGGAACAACTATGCTTGCATCTCCATCTTGTAGAGCTTTATAGTAGCAAAGCCAAGATAATCCTGTAGTTATGCCAGATAAAATAATAAATATCCAACTTGTTTTATCAATATCTTTAATTTCATTCTGTTTTTTTGTAATAAAAACAACTATCCATGCCATTATTAAAACTACAACTGTTCTAATAGCAGTACCTAAATTTGACTCAACTCCTATAATCCCGATTTTTCCTAAAATAGATGTTAAGCTAGATAAGAATGCTGAAAGTATAGCATAAAAAATCCATTTTTTATTACTTTGGACTTCTTTTATTTCACTAGTATCTTTTTTAGTAATCATCATATAAGTTCCAAAACCAATTGCAATCATTCCTATAACTTTAGTAAGTGAAAGAGATTCTCCAAGGATAATAAATGCTAATATCATTGTCAATACAGTACTTGACTTATCAATTGGTGTTACTTTATTAACATCTCCGATTTGTAAAGCTTTAAAATAACATAACCATGAACCTCCAGTAGCTAAGCCAGATAAAATTAGAAATACAAGTGTTTTGGAGCTAATAGATGATATTGTTTCAAAAGAACCAACAACAAAAACCATAAACCATGAAAATATCAAGATTACAATAGTTCTAATTGCAGTTGCGACATTAGAATCTGTATTTTTTATACCTATCTTTGCTAAAATAGCGGTAATACCTGCAAATAAAGCAGATCCAAAAGCGTATAATAACCACATAAATATTCCTCCAGTAAATTTATATTAAATTCTAAAATGAATAAAACATTCAATTGATAATAATTAATAATTAGACTTATCTTAGTTTAATATATTTAATAAAATATATCAACTATTTAATGATATAGATTTATATTAATTAAAAAATATATAAATCTATTGAAAGTGAACTTATATTATTCATTAATATATTAGAAGAAAGAACAAATAATATATGTAGTATCTTTAGATAAAATAATGAACAAAATATAAATTATATCGCAATATATATAAGTATTACTTGGAATAAATTAAAGAATGGGAGTTTAGTTAGATGGTACATATTATAAAAAGAGATGGTACAAAGGAACCATTTGATAAAGTAAAGATAATGAATGCAGTATATAAATCTACTATAAATAGTAAGTTAGGAGAAGATAAAGAGTTAGCAAGGTTAGTTGCAGATAAAATAGAAGAAACAGTGACTTCTCAAATAAAAGATATAAGTGTGGAGGATATTCAAGATAGTGTAGAGTTTTTTTTAATGGAGTCAAATAGAAAAGATGTTGCTAAAAAATATATATTATATAGAGAAAAAAGAGCTGATATAAGAAAATCAAAATGGCATATGGATGAGTTGCAAAAATCAATCTGGAGTAATAAATATCAATATAATAATGAAAGTTTTGATGAATGGGTTGAAAGAGTATCAGGTAAAAATACTAAAATAGCTAAGTTAATTAGGGAGAGAAAATTTTTATATGCAGGACGAATACTAGCAAATAGAGGTTTATCTAAAGAGGGAATAAAAGTAACATATTCTAATTGTTATGTCCTAGATCCACCTAAAGATAATTTAGAATCAATTTTTGATACAGCAAAAAAATTAGCAAGAACCTTTAGTTATGGCGGAGGTGTAGGATTTGATATATCAAAACTAAGACCTAGTGGAGCATTAGTACATAATTCGGCTAAAACAACAACTGGAGCAGTTAGTTTCATGGATTTATATTCAATGACAACGGGATTGATAGGACAGAAAGGTAGAAGAGGAGCATTGATGATTTCCATGGATATAAATCATCCAGACATAGAAGATTTTATTAACGTAAAAACAGATTTAGAAAGAATAACAAAAGCTAATATATCTGTAAGAATAAATGATAAATTTATGAAAGCTGTAGAAAATAAAGGAAAATTTTCATGTAGATTTGTAGTTAAAGAAACAAGAGAAGTTATTGAAAGAGAAGTAGATGCGTATAAACTATTCATGAAATTAATAGTAAACAACTGGGATTTTGCAGAACCAGGAATATTATTTTGGGATAATATAGAAAAATATCATTTACTAAGTGAAGATAAAGAGTTTAAGTATGCAGGTGTAAATCCATGTGCAGAAGAACCGCTACCATCTGGAGGCAGTTGTTTATTAGGCTCTATAAATTTAGCAGAGTTTGTAGTAGAACCATTTACAGAAAATGCTATATTTGATAAACAAAAATTTATAAATACAGTTGCTGACTGTATAGTAGGTCTTAATGAAGTTTTAGATGAAGGATTACAGTTTCATCCGTTAGAGGAACAAAAAGATAGCGTAAGAAAGTATAGACAAATTGGTTTAGGTGTAATGGGAATAGCAGATATGCTAATAAAGTTAAATATTAGATATGGTTCAAAAGAATCGATAGAATTATGTGAAGAATTAGCTAAATTAATGCTAAATAGTGCAGTTAAACAATCTGCTCTTTTAGCTAAAGACTTTGGATGCTATGAAATGTACGATAAAGATATTGTATTTAAATCAGATTTTTTTGTAAAAAATATAGAAGATGATGTAAAACAAATAGTAGAAAAGTATGGATTGCGAAACTCACAAATATTAACTATACCTCCTACTGGATCAATATCTACTATGCTAGGAGTGTGTGGAGGTATAGAGCCTATGTTTAACACTTCTTATATAAGAAAAACAGAAAGTTTGCATGATGAAGATGTATATTATAAAGTATATACTCCTATAGTTAAAGAATACATGGATTTTAATAATATATTAAATGATAAAGACTTGCCTAATATATTTGAAACCGCTATGACACTAAAGCCAGAAGAACGAATAAAAATGCAAGGAGCTTGGCAAAAGTACATTGATGCGTCTATATCATCAACTATAAATTTACCTAATGAAGCAACTGTAGAAGATATATATAATATTTATGTTTCTGCATGGAAAAATAAACTTAAGGGAGTGACTATATATAGAGATGGATGTAAAAGAAGCGGTATTCTCTTAAATGATAAAGTTGATAAAGGAGAAAAAAAAGAGGAGAAATTTAAAGATGAAAGAATAACAACTTTAAAAGATGGTGTTGAGGAATTTATATGTCCTGAATGTGGAAATAAAAGCGTAATTCCAACTGGAGGATGTACTATTTGTTTACAATGTGGTTATAGTAAATGTAACTAGATTGATTTGAATAATAGTCGCATAATTAAAAAAATTAAGAAAAAAATATTGACATTAGAAAATTAATAGTTTATTATTACATTAAGAATTAAGCAAAGAAAATTAAAAGCTATGAAGGGAAGAGTAATTATAATATTGAGTCAAAGCGAGCTGGTTATGGTGAGAGTCCAGTACAAAATTTATAATGAAGAACATCCCAGAGCTACTAACCGAAATCTTTTATAAGAAAGTAGACTTAGTCGGAACCAAACCGTTATCATATTGGTAGCATATGATTAGTATGCTAATAAAGTGAACTTTAATTAAAGTTAAATTGGGTGGTACCGCGGAAGCAAAGCCTTTCGTCCCTTTATAGGGATGAAGGGCTTTTTTTAATTTATAAAAGGACAATTTTAAATAAAAAATCAAAAGGAGTGTGTGAGTATGTGCTTAATAATACCAGAAAAATATGAAACTAGTTTAGGAGTTATAGAAACTCAACAAGCCATAAAGGATTTAAAAGACTTTTTTGAAAATAGATTAGGGGAAATGTTAAAACTAACAAGGGTGTCTTCACCATTATTTGTTTTACCAGAAACAGGAACAAATGATAATTTAAGTGGAATAGAAAAACCTGTAAGTTTTGAAATAACTCATTTAAAAAAAGAAGCTGAAATTGTTCATTCATTAGCTAAATGGAAAAGAATGGCACTTAAAAAGTATGGATTTTCAGTAGGAAAAGGATTGTATACGGATATGAATGCAATAAGAAAAGACGAAGAACTAGATAATCTTCACTCTTTATATGTAGATCAATGGGATTGGGAACTTATAATAAACAAAGAAGATAGAAATTTGGATACATTGAAAAAAGTCGTAAAATGTATATATAAAGTGTTTAAAGAAACAGAAGAACACGTACATGCAATATATCCAGAAGTAAAATGTTTCTTACCAGAAGAAATAACATTTATAACTTCACAAGAGCTACTAGAAATGTACCCAGATTTAACACCAAAAGAAAGAGAAGATGCTATAGTAAGAGATAAAAAGGCAGTATTTTTAATGCAAATAGGTAAGGTTTTAAGTAATGGAAAAAAACATGATGGTAGAAGCCCAGATTATGATGATTGGGAATTAAATGGAGATATATTATTTTATAACCCAGTTTTAGATAATGCAATAGAGTTATCTTCAATGGGAATAAGAGTAGATGAAAAAAGTCTAGAAAAACAACTTGAAATATCTGGATGCGAAGATAGAAAAGAATTAGAATATCATAAATCATTA encodes:
- a CDS encoding FUSC family protein, translating into MNKKLIISNSLTFIFVVVFVVIFKSMFGEENTLIGVTTITATLMFLGKDLTISPIRNAIRLILLNLFIGICAILAVKHIYLGIVVNFIALFIVSYALCYNLESPMYFPFTLQYLFLLSAPVSAEQIPKRLIALVFGAIFIILIQLIVNKDKISKSGNKILTNVCDLILGKIENFENNYIDDENLEIESKINAFRKMVYDKREVDFYLTEEGRIKLNLSAALENTYYMIGAIEKSPDVLFILNNLKELINNTKNVLEGKDIDKDLCKEKYIFLQECEDRNINELLVLQLLDSIVLLQDTLYELKNLKKENYNLVKSVGDIPSNTKESLFKYVVGDHRSLKYCYAMRVAIAISIGGYIKDLFNISEGRWIMFTILSLVNPIYEVSKNKTKDRVLSTIIGSVIVLALFSIFKDTTIRSIILMITGYISGYLKQYKYSIICVTISAVGSAALVGDVSGLTVDRILLVILGAIIAIIANKFIFPYKLQDSNDELEVMYSSAVIEMLKEIQKAVEGIKEPHIMKNLLIKTSLIEERLKLNNQILDISSYDKLVKEQRFLVTNIYELYIWIIREKVNPEYIKYVLRDIKQLIDYKDEPIENRIDEIKSHIRVVKDLKTKITLSSITIILKELKKISDMKKSI
- a CDS encoding EamA family transporter; translated protein: MWLLYAFGSALFAGITAILAKIGIKNTDSNVATAIRTIVILIFSWFMVFVVGSFETISSISSKTLVFLILSGLATGGSWLCYFKALQIGDVNKVTPIDKSSTVLTMILAFIILGESLSLTKVIGMIAIGFGTYMMITKKDTSEIKEVQSNKKWIFYAILSAFLSSLTSILGKIGIIGVESNLGTAIRTVVVLIMAWIVVFITKKQNEIKDIDKTSWIFIILSGITTGLSWLCYYKALQDGDASIVVPIDKLSIVVTITFSYIFLKERLTKKSFLGLISIVLGTLLLLI
- a CDS encoding adenosylcobalamin-dependent ribonucleoside-diphosphate reductase, producing MVHIIKRDGTKEPFDKVKIMNAVYKSTINSKLGEDKELARLVADKIEETVTSQIKDISVEDIQDSVEFFLMESNRKDVAKKYILYREKRADIRKSKWHMDELQKSIWSNKYQYNNESFDEWVERVSGKNTKIAKLIRERKFLYAGRILANRGLSKEGIKVTYSNCYVLDPPKDNLESIFDTAKKLARTFSYGGGVGFDISKLRPSGALVHNSAKTTTGAVSFMDLYSMTTGLIGQKGRRGALMISMDINHPDIEDFINVKTDLERITKANISVRINDKFMKAVENKGKFSCRFVVKETREVIEREVDAYKLFMKLIVNNWDFAEPGILFWDNIEKYHLLSEDKEFKYAGVNPCAEEPLPSGGSCLLGSINLAEFVVEPFTENAIFDKQKFINTVADCIVGLNEVLDEGLQFHPLEEQKDSVRKYRQIGLGVMGIADMLIKLNIRYGSKESIELCEELAKLMLNSAVKQSALLAKDFGCYEMYDKDIVFKSDFFVKNIEDDVKQIVEKYGLRNSQILTIPPTGSISTMLGVCGGIEPMFNTSYIRKTESLHDEDVYYKVYTPIVKEYMDFNNILNDKDLPNIFETAMTLKPEERIKMQGAWQKYIDASISSTINLPNEATVEDIYNIYVSAWKNKLKGVTIYRDGCKRSGILLNDKVDKGEKKEEKFKDERITTLKDGVEEFICPECGNKSVIPTGGCTICLQCGYSKCN
- the asnA gene encoding aspartate--ammonia ligase is translated as MCLIIPEKYETSLGVIETQQAIKDLKDFFENRLGEMLKLTRVSSPLFVLPETGTNDNLSGIEKPVSFEITHLKKEAEIVHSLAKWKRMALKKYGFSVGKGLYTDMNAIRKDEELDNLHSLYVDQWDWELIINKEDRNLDTLKKVVKCIYKVFKETEEHVHAIYPEVKCFLPEEITFITSQELLEMYPDLTPKEREDAIVRDKKAVFLMQIGKVLSNGKKHDGRSPDYDDWELNGDILFYNPVLDNAIELSSMGIRVDEKSLEKQLEISGCEDRKELEYHKSLLNGELPYTIGGGIGQSRICMYFLNKAHIGEVQVGIWPEDMVKECSEAGIYLL